Proteins encoded within one genomic window of Ancylothrix sp. D3o:
- a CDS encoding phospholipase D-like domain-containing protein, whose amino-acid sequence MTLEESVFFTSEELRCYDNRTGYDLVSCKEVGLPVYKITVQALTQLRKPIPPIEEYVLKAINAGLSSEADIAGFLGLEPPLIREAMINLRISEDIDLIAPDGFLKQVWKLTKKGEATLRDAKIIVPEERTFDINFDGILGYPRWYGQLESGLLKPKDLRKKGIIEVEPSRKKAPEISDLKLKDVDAIIRKIDRSAKAKIKQERDLLVLKAIERRQRFFQSALMLIYKSKDSESIQVAFAIDGVVSNEHEENFARTNGVKKLRILEDLKNSAPRKLAKEVLGDEFVAHAEAPLQEIEAIKEEVSAAQAQIEERIETTRNTLEKTENNEQKLILEKQLQEAHQQIKELQAKLENRLASIPMRWLEMYEHRPLLEQAIQGSQERLMIISPWIRASSVNKKFLQQFEILLKRGVQVFIGYGLGEEDDKKYPSDIEAEKNLQRLENQYKTNFILKRLGDTHAKILISDAKFAVATSFNWLSFKGDRDRTFRDERGTFVSEPKKIDELFDSYRIRFDN is encoded by the coding sequence ATGACTTTGGAAGAATCAGTTTTTTTTACATCAGAAGAACTACGTTGTTACGATAATCGTACTGGCTATGATCTGGTTAGTTGTAAAGAAGTCGGTTTGCCTGTTTATAAAATTACCGTTCAAGCTTTAACCCAACTTCGTAAACCAATTCCTCCCATAGAAGAATATGTCTTGAAAGCTATAAATGCTGGTTTATCTTCAGAGGCGGATATTGCTGGTTTTCTTGGTCTCGAACCTCCTCTTATCAGGGAAGCAATGATAAACTTAAGGATTAGTGAAGACATAGACCTCATAGCTCCTGATGGCTTTCTGAAACAAGTTTGGAAGTTGACAAAAAAAGGTGAAGCAACACTGCGTGATGCCAAAATTATTGTCCCAGAGGAGCGAACATTTGATATAAACTTTGATGGTATTTTAGGGTATCCTCGCTGGTATGGACAATTAGAGTCTGGTTTACTTAAGCCAAAAGACTTGCGTAAAAAAGGCATTATAGAAGTTGAACCATCTCGGAAAAAAGCGCCAGAAATATCCGATCTTAAGCTCAAAGATGTGGACGCAATTATTCGCAAAATTGATAGATCAGCTAAAGCTAAAATTAAGCAAGAGCGAGACCTTTTAGTTTTGAAAGCTATTGAGCGCAGACAAAGGTTTTTTCAATCTGCTTTGATGCTAATTTATAAAAGCAAAGATAGTGAGAGTATTCAAGTCGCTTTTGCAATTGATGGGGTTGTTTCTAATGAACATGAAGAAAATTTTGCTCGAACTAATGGCGTTAAAAAACTTCGCATATTAGAAGATTTAAAAAATAGCGCACCCCGAAAGTTAGCTAAAGAAGTTTTAGGAGATGAATTTGTTGCTCATGCTGAAGCTCCTTTACAAGAAATTGAGGCTATTAAAGAAGAAGTTTCTGCTGCTCAAGCTCAAATAGAAGAACGAATAGAAACTACTCGTAATACTCTCGAAAAAACTGAAAATAATGAACAAAAGCTCATTCTTGAGAAACAGCTTCAAGAAGCACATCAGCAAATAAAGGAACTCCAAGCCAAACTTGAAAACCGTCTAGCGTCGATTCCCATGCGTTGGCTAGAAATGTACGAACACCGGCCACTATTGGAACAAGCTATTCAAGGTAGTCAAGAACGTCTAATGATTATTTCTCCTTGGATTCGAGCAAGTTCTGTGAATAAAAAGTTTCTTCAACAATTTGAAATTCTTCTCAAACGGGGAGTACAAGTTTTCATTGGGTATGGCTTGGGAGAGGAAGATGATAAAAAGTACCCCTCTGATATTGAAGCCGAAAAAAATCTTCAAAGGCTAGAAAATCAGTATAAAACTAATTTTATCCTCAAACGTCTTGGAGATACCCACGCGAAAATTCTCATATCTGATGCCAAGTTTGCTGTGGCAACAAGTTTCAACTGGCTTTCTTTTAAAGGTGATCGTGATCGGACATTCCGGGATGAGCGGGGCACCTTTGTTTCTGAACCAAAAAAAATCGATGAACTGTTTGATAGCTATAGGATACGATTTGATAATTGA